A portion of the Manihot esculenta cultivar AM560-2 chromosome 2, M.esculenta_v8, whole genome shotgun sequence genome contains these proteins:
- the LOC110603753 gene encoding uncharacterized protein LOC110603753, with amino-acid sequence MFTEGLDSNALRWVRENQKEAPFSHSSLRPRIDPTTKVRGGSRGFGLPPPSKFRSGHLPSTAIPVSRTIPDDVGDSHTGSDNDMTTESDEDDVYGGRYSLDSSPQEERITNSAATGGRYGNAALRGTRYATDYGYSDVSSSMETVAGRGGNVGERLVRGNGRYAVGRNGYTEDDDESSDSAASSEFSTTQAGSVSSALPRSRLRMSEGYASSAPSLANVESNAQKFVVQDLNSRNHQNVKISYDDDDVPSAPPFGGSGKEIKESAELASAGHKTTGIRDPCGFSTNDDKNEIKPTSGAEAKENIGNKNPDQFVRTTAGAEAAMPSGSNPARLPTFHASALGPWHSVIAYDGCVRLCLHAWARGCMEAPMFLENECALLRESFSVQNVLLQSEEELLAKRSSELVNEGAAPKPKKIIGKMKVQVRKVKTVLDPPTGCSMSSLTLRAPNLKLKSVQYCFSKLHSTLSTAWQAFRKIRVAPRIPANGSFSRQSLAYVHASTQYIKQVSGLLKIGVTSLRNSSSSYEVVQETYSCLLRLKSSAEEDAIRMQPGSGETHVFFPDSLGDDLIVEVQDSKGKCYGRVLAQVATIADDPVDKLRWWSIYREPEHELVGKLQLYINYSTSSDDSNLKCGSVAETVAYDLVLETAMKVQHFQQRNLLLYGSWKWLLTEFASYYGVSDVYTKLRYLSYIMDVATPTADCLTLVYDLLMPVIMKGHSKSTLSHQENRLLGEIKDQIEQILALAFENYKSLDDSSLSGVMDVFKPATGLAAPALEPAVKLYTLLHDILSPEAQTNLTHYFQAAAKKRSRRHLTETDEFVTNNNEAILMDSVAMSTAYQKMACLCLNFKNEIFTDIEIHNQHILPSFIDLPNLSSSIYSTELCNRLRAFLLACPPSGPSPPVAELVIATADFQKDLAIWNISPVKGGVDAKELFHLYIMLWIQDKRLSLLESCKLDKVKWSGVRTQHSTTPFIDEMYDRLRETLENYEVIICRWPEYIFVLENAIADVEKAIVEALDKQYADVLAPLKENLTPKKFGFKYVKKLTQRSVCSYTVPDELGILLNSMKRMLDVLRPKIEIQFKSWGSCIPDGGNTAPGERLSEVTVMLRAKFRSYLQAVVEKLAENTKLQNTTKLKKILQEAKESVVESDIRGRMQPLKDQLTNTINQLQSVFETHVFVAICRGFWDRMGQDVLNFLENRKENRSWYKGSRIAVSVLDDAFASQMQQLLGNALQEKDLEPPRSIMEVRSMLCKDAPNHKKSSYYY; translated from the exons ATGTTCACTGAAGGACTCGACTCCAACGCTCTTCGCTGGGTTCGGGAG AACCAGAAGGAAGCTCCTTTCTCTCATTCCAGTTTAAGGCCTAGAATTGATCCCACAACTAAAGTTAGAGGAGGCAGCCGCGGATTTGGCTTGCCTCCACCTTCCAAATTCAGAAGCGGACACCTACCGTCAACTGCAATTCCGGTTTCCAGAACCATTCCCGATGATGTCGGTGACAGCCACACCGGTTCTGATAATGACATGACCACTGAGTCCGATgaagatgatgtttatggaggACGGTATTCTCTCGATTCCTCTCCTCAGGAGGAAAGAATCACCAATTCTGCTGCTACTGGGGGAAGATATGGAAATGCGGCGCTAAGAGGCACGCGTTATGCCACTGATTATGGGTACTCCGATGTTAGTTCGTCAATGGAGACGGTGGCTGGGAGAGGTGGAAATGTGGGGGAGCGGTTAGTTAGAGGGAATGGGAGGTATGCGGTTGGAAGGAATGGTTACACCGAGGATGATGATGAGTCGTCGGATTCGGCTGCTAGTTCTGAATTTTCAACCACGCAAGCTGGGAGTGTTAGTAGTGCTTTGCCTAGGAGTAGGCTGCGTATGTCTGAGGGATATGCTTCGAGTGCCCCTTCTCTGGCAAATGTTGAAAGCAATGCACAAAAG TTTGTCGTACAGGATTTGAATTCCAGAAACCATCAAAATGTGAAAATTtcttatgatgatgatgatgttccCAGTGCACCTCCATTTGGTGGTTCTGGTAAGGAAATTAAAGAAAGTGCTGAACTAGCATCTGCAGGGCATAAGACCACAGGCATCAGAGATCCATGTGGATTTTCTACCAATGATgacaaaaatgaaattaaaccTACTTCTGGAGCTGAGGCAAAGGAAAATATTGGGAACAAAAATCCAGATCAGTTCGTAAG AACAACTGCTGGTGCAGAAGCTGCTATGCCTTCTGGCTCAAACCCAGCTCGGCTGCCAACATTTCATGCAAG tgCATTAGGGCCATGGCATTCTGTGATTGCTTACGATGGATGTGTGCGTCTTTGTCTTCATGCTTGGGCAAGGGGATGCATGGAAGCTCCTATGTTCTTAGAAAATGAATGCGCTTTGCTGCGGGAGTCATTTAG TGTGCAGAATGTTCTATTGCAATCAGAGGAGGAACTACTGGCAAAGCGCTCTTCTGAACTTGTTAATGAAGGAGCCGCTCCAAAACCTAAGAAAATCATTGGGAAGATGAAGGTGCAAG TTCGTAAAGTGAAAACCGTTCTTGACCCTCCTACTGGCTGTAGTATGTCATCTCTGACACTCAGGGCACCAAATCTAAAACTCAAGTCTGTCCAATATTGTTTCTCCAAGTTGCACTCGACACTTTCTACTGCTTGGCAAGCTTTTCGAAAAATTCGCGTTGCACCTCGGATACCTGCAAATGGTTCCTTTTCTCGTCAAAGCTTGGCATATGTGCATGCCAGCACTCAGTATATAAAACAAGTGTCTGGACTTCTAAAAATTGGTGTAACAAGTCTACGGAACAGTTCCTCATCATATGAAGTGGTGCAAG AAACGTACTCTTGTTTGTTAAGGCTGAAAAGTTCAGCAGAAGAAGATGCCATCCGGATGCAGCCTGGATCTGGTGAAACCCATGTGTT CTTTCCAGATAGTCTTGGGGACGATTTAATTGTTGAAGTTCAAGATTCCAAGGGGAAGTGTTATGGCCGTGTCCTTGCTCAAGTTGCAACTATTGCTGATGACCCT GTTGATAAGCTACGCTGGTGGTCAATATATCGGGAGCCAGAACATGAGCTTGTGGGCAAGCTACAACTCTACATTAACTACTCAACGAGTTCAGATGACAGTAATCTCAAG TGTGGGTCTGTAGCTGAAACAGTCGCATATGACCTTGTTCTAGAAACTGCTATGAAAGTTCAACATTTTCAGCAAAGGAATTTATTGCTCTATGGTTCCTGGAAATGGCTTCTTACTGAATTTGCTTCATATTATGGGGTTTCTGATGTCTATACCAAGCTGAG GTACCTTTCCTATATAATGGATGTTGCTACGCCCACAGCTGACTGCCTCACCTTGGTATATGATTTATTAATGCCTGTGATTATGAAAGGACACAGCAAGAGCACATTGAGTCATCAAGAG AACCGACTTTTGGGAGAAATCAAAGATCAGATTGAACAGATTCTTGCTCTAGCATTTGAGAACTACAAGTCTCTTGATGACTCCTCGTTATCGGGTGTTATGGATGTTTTCAAGCCAGCAACTGGACTTGCCGCACCTGCATTGGAACCTGCTGTGAAGCTATATACTCTTCTTCATGACATTTTGTCTCCTGAAGCGCAGACAAATTTAACCCATTATTTCCAG GCTGCTGCTAAAAAACGATCAAGAAGGCACTTGACTGAGacagatgaatttgtcaccaacaACAATGAAGCTATTTTGATGGATTCTGTTGCAATGTCCACAGCTTACCAGAAGATGGCTTGCctttgtttgaattttaaaaatgaaatttttacgGACATTGAAATCCACAACCAACATATACTTCCTAG TTTTATAGACCTTCCAAATTTATCTTCATCCATATACAGCACAGAGCTTTGCAATAGATTGCGGGCTTTCCTGCTTGCTTGTCCTCCATCTGGCCCTTCACCTCCTGTAGCAGAACTCGTTATTGCAACAGCTGATTTTCAAAAAGACCTTGCCATCTGGAACATTAG TCCTGTTAAAGGTGGAGTTGATGCAAAAGAGTTGTTCCATTTGTATATCATGCTATGGATTCAAGATAAGCGCCTTTCCTTGCTTGAGTCATGTAAACTAGATAAG GTAAAATGGTCAGGAGTCAGGACACAACATTCTACTACGCCCTTCATCGACGAGATGTATGACCGTCTCAGAGAGACTCTAGAAAATTATGAAGTCATCATTTGCCGATGGCCAGAATATATTTTTGTGCTAGAAAAT GCCATTGCTGATGTTGAGAAGGCCATTGTGGAAGCTTTGGACAAACAATATGCAGATGTGCTGGCACCATTGAAGGAGAATTTGACACCTAAAAAATTTGGCTTCAAGTATGTCAAGAAGCTTACACAACGATCTGTATGCTCATATACTGTTCCTGATGAG CTTGGGATTCTATTGAATTCCATGAAGAGGATGCTTGATGTCCTGCGTCCCAAGATAGAAATTCAGTTCAAGTCATGGGGTTCTTGCATACCTGATGGTGGAAACACTGCTCCTGGAGAGCGTCTTAGTGAAGTGACTGTGATGCTGAGAGCCAAGTTTAGAAGTTATCTGCAAGCTGTCGTAGAAAAACTAGCAGAGAAT ACCAAGTTACAGAATACTACAAAATTGAAAAAGATTCTCCAAGAAGCAAAGGAATCTGTGGTAGAATCTGATATAAGAGGTAGGATGCAGCCACTGAAAGACCAGCTCACGAACACAATTAATCAGCTTCAGTCTGTTTTTGAGACTCATGTTTTCGTAGCGATCTGTAGAGGCTTTTGGGACCGCATGGGGCAG GATGTTCTTAATTTCTTGGAGAACAGAAAAGAAAATAGGTCCTGGTACAAAGGATCACGAATAGCAGTGTCT GTCCTGGATGATGCGTTTGCATCACAGATGCAGCAGCTGCTTGGGAATGCACTACAAGAGAAAGATCTTGAGCCACCTAGATCGATAATGGAAGTGCGTTCAATGCTTTGCAAGGATGCTCCCAATCACAAGAAGAGCAGCTACTACTATTGA